In Symmachiella dynata, the following are encoded in one genomic region:
- a CDS encoding cryptochrome/photolyase family protein codes for MTATIVRFRNDLRIDDHPALLAAIQRSQPIVPVFVWSPDEAGNWAPGAAARWWLDRSLRSLAADLQRRGSRLIIRSGDVYEEIDKLIEETTADALYWTRGYGPALLESDQRLETSFTERGVEAVSYSGRLLFEPDAVRTKQGNPYRVFTPFWKACLNLDPPREPTSAPRKIPTPQDWPASESIDSLGLAPPLDWADQFSQRWQPGEQGANKKLKRFLKQAVADYETGRDQPDDYGTSRMSPHLHFGEISPHKIWYTLQTQSGDGSQAYLRELGWREFAYHVLVNFPETPDQPLRPQFENFPWQHNATALRKWQRGQTGYPIVDAGMRELWTTGWMHNRVRMIVASFLTKDLLIDWRQGARWFWDTLVDADLANNTMGWQWTAGSGADAAPYFRIFNPVRQGEKFDPAGNYVRQWVPELNSLPKKWIHNPWEAPADVLAEAGVELGKNYPQPIVNHGEARKAALAAYELIKGT; via the coding sequence ATGACTGCCACAATCGTGCGGTTTCGCAATGATCTGCGGATTGATGATCACCCCGCGCTGTTGGCAGCAATCCAGCGCAGTCAGCCGATCGTCCCGGTCTTCGTGTGGTCCCCCGATGAAGCGGGCAATTGGGCGCCCGGGGCAGCGGCGCGGTGGTGGCTTGACCGCTCGTTGCGGAGTCTCGCTGCGGATTTGCAGCGACGCGGTTCGCGGTTGATCATCCGTTCCGGTGACGTCTACGAAGAAATTGATAAGCTCATCGAAGAAACCACCGCCGATGCCCTCTATTGGACTCGCGGCTACGGACCGGCACTTCTGGAAAGTGATCAGCGACTGGAAACGTCGTTCACCGAGCGGGGAGTGGAGGCCGTTTCCTACAGCGGACGGCTGCTGTTTGAACCGGACGCCGTGCGGACGAAACAGGGAAATCCCTACCGGGTGTTCACCCCGTTTTGGAAAGCCTGCCTGAATCTTGATCCACCGCGCGAGCCGACCTCCGCACCCCGCAAAATACCCACTCCGCAAGACTGGCCCGCATCGGAGTCGATCGATTCGCTCGGACTGGCTCCCCCATTGGATTGGGCCGACCAGTTTTCCCAGCGCTGGCAACCCGGTGAGCAGGGAGCGAATAAAAAACTAAAACGTTTCCTAAAACAAGCCGTTGCTGACTATGAAACGGGGCGCGATCAGCCCGATGATTACGGCACCTCGCGCATGTCGCCGCACCTGCACTTTGGCGAAATCAGCCCGCACAAGATTTGGTACACCCTGCAAACGCAAAGCGGTGACGGCTCCCAGGCCTACTTGCGGGAACTCGGCTGGCGGGAATTCGCGTATCACGTGCTCGTCAATTTCCCGGAAACACCCGACCAACCCTTGCGGCCCCAGTTTGAAAACTTTCCCTGGCAGCACAACGCAACAGCACTGCGGAAGTGGCAGCGGGGGCAAACCGGTTACCCGATTGTCGATGCCGGCATGCGCGAACTGTGGACAACCGGCTGGATGCACAATCGCGTCCGCATGATCGTCGCCTCATTTCTGACCAAAGATCTGCTCATCGATTGGCGGCAAGGTGCGCGCTGGTTCTGGGACACACTGGTCGACGCCGATCTGGCCAACAACACCATGGGCTGGCAATGGACCGCCGGCAGCGGCGCCGACGCCGCCCCCTACTTCCGCATCTTCAACCCCGTCCGCCAGGGAGAGAAATTCGATCCCGCCGGCAACTACGTACGGCAATGGGTGCCGGAATTAAATTCGCTACCGAAAAAGTGGATCCATAACCCATGGGAAGCCCCCGCCGACGTGCTGGCTGAGGCGGGCGTTGAGTTGGGTAAGAATTATCCGCAGCCAATTGTGAATCATGGTGAGGCGAGGAAGGCGGCGCTGGCGGCTTATGAACTGATTAAAGGCACGTAG